From Arcobacter arenosus:
AAAATACAAAAACTATGTTTTAAAGAAGTTTCAAAAATAAGTCTTGGGGAAAAATTCATATATGATATCCCAAAAAGACTTTTAACAAATGACAATAATAAAATCGAACTAGCAAGAAAAGAGATTTTATTATTAGAACTTTTAACAAAAGATATAAATAGAGTTTTTAGTTTTGATGAGATTGAAGAATATGTTTGGGAAGGAGAACCTTCTACAATTATGAATATTAGAGCTTTGGTTAAAAGAATAAGAAAAAAGATACCGGAGAAATCTATAAAAATAGTAAAAGGGATTGGATATAGTGTAAATGCTGTAAAAATCGATGAATAAAATAGACTTAAAATAAAGAAA
This genomic window contains:
- a CDS encoding response regulator transcription factor; its protein translation is MKILVLEDNERLSKLIKNALNKHGYIVDLVSDGEEALDKILDGYSCFVLDINVPSLDGISVLESIKMYHKNVPTIIISSNHDLEKIQKSYETGCDDYIKKPFFMYELIHKIQKLCFKEVSKISLGEKFIYDIPKRLLTNDNNKIELARKEILLLELLTKDINRVFSFDEIEEYVWEGEPSTIMNIRALVKRIRKKIPEKSIKIVKGIGYSVNAVKIDE